One window of Syngnathus acus chromosome 16, fSynAcu1.2, whole genome shotgun sequence genomic DNA carries:
- the wu:fe05a04 gene encoding zinc finger protein 79 yields the protein MSVQYTIDIQLTELGFPDILQRQESLSTSCDDSQSPCPSPALTTPDPPRGSPLVKGQPSKQARTSPGLQASTGLQASPGQQLQLSQSGQKAGGVETPVEGGGKKTPVPKQQPVESESDDSDVSVVCQEEEEDEDENEESLDNESANSVDYVCSVCGLRLPSDFKLQDHMNLHTGARPYSCAECGKRFSQIHNYRVHLRTHAANKVDRPHCRICLMSFASDKSLEHHLSNTHFESQFYECDLCKRVFTNLKACEHHVELHKSMPKVVCEKCGRHFTQAKSLKRHQKKACYRIYKCTDCSETFSNKDALLKHSFTHLGLLPYTCVRCRCHFRLANLYRQHKCEPWRIHCVACLREFSSQGDFLRHKKDTGCWGSSEVKGDEIRCLECGLSFHTPDELKNHAGAHQRVLKCAECGKGFRSALLLMSHMGGHAGNSPCLCQSCGLGFPHQQNYNSHLKTCGQTPQPAKPATVSKKKGDLETFSTTNDTPPDPTHVLNRLAVPATNSALLQLTRGDDSTPDGCWKLTLDKIPPPGTNLVLLVPTNGDNLTLPPGIAQVVPEVQNQAGIPADQHPGIWPTIQDAECEPMDLSNKDSTPTPPAVIKSEPLAYEVAGQELNNCVMDLSTTSPVIKTEPQSSDSM from the exons CTAACAGAACTAGGCTTCCCCGACATCCTCCAGCGTCAGGAAAGCCTCTCTACGTCATGTGACGACTCGCAGTCACCATGCCCCTCTCCAGCTTTGACGACCCCTGACCCGCCGAGAGGAAGCCCACTGGTAAAAGGGCAGCCATCCAAGCAGGCCCGTACTTCACCTGGGCTCCAGGCAAGTACTGGTCTCCAGGCATCACCAGGTCAACAGCTACAATTATCACAGAGTGGACAGAAGGCTGGTGGTGTGGAGACCCCCGTGGAAGGTGGTGGCAAAAAAACGCCGGTGCCCAAACAGCAACCGGTGGAGAGCGAGTCTGATGATAGCGATGTGTCGGTGGTCTgccaggaagaggaagaagatgaggatgagAATGAAGAAAGTCTCGACAATG AGTCGGCAAATTCCGTCGACTACGTCTGCAGTGTATGCGGGCTGCGACTGCCCTCCGACTTCAAGCTGCAGGACCACATGAACTTGCACACGGGAGCGCGCCCGTACAGCTGCGCCGAATGCGGCAAGCGCTTCTCGCAGATCCACAACTACCGTGTGCACCTCCGCACGCACGCCGCCAACAAGGTGGACCGGCCGCACTGCCGCATCTGCCTCATGTCGTTTGCCTCGGATAAATCTCTGGAGCACCACCTGTCCAATACTCACTTTGAGAGTCAGTTCTACGAATGCGACCTGTGCAAGCGCGTGTTCACCAACCTGAAGGCCTGCGAGCATCACGTGGAACTGCACAAATCCATGCCTAAGGTTGTCTGCGAAAAATGCGGCCGCCATTTTACCCAGGCCAAATCACTCAAGCGCCACCAGAAGAAGGCGTGCTACCGCATCTACAAATGCACCGACTGCTCCGAGACGTTCAGCAACAAGGACGCGCTCCTCAAACACAGCTTCACCCACCTTGGCCTGTTGCCTTACACGTGCGTAAGGTGCCGCTGTCACTTTCGCCTAGCCAACCTCTACCGCCAGCACAAGTGCGAACCCTGGCGCATCCACTGCGTGGCTTGTCTCAGAGAGTTTTCAAGTCAGGGGGACTTCCTGCGACACAAGAAGGACACCGGCTGCTGGGGCAGCAGTGAGGTCAAAGGGGACGAGATCCGATGTCTGGAGTGCGGCCTCAGCTTTCACACCCCCGACGAGCTAAAGAACCACGCTGGAGCTCACCAGAGGGTCCTCAAATGTGCCGAGTGTGGGAAGGGATTCCGCTCGGCCTTGTTGCTGATGTCCCACATGGGCGGCCATGCCGGCAACTCTCCTTGCCTCTGTCAGAGCTGTGGACTGGGCTTTCCCCATCAGCAGAACTACAACAGCCACCTGAAGACATGTGGCCAAACACCCCAGCCTGCTAAACCTGCG ACTGTCTCAAAGAAGAAGGGCGATCTCGAGACCTTTTCAACCACAAATGATACACCCCCCGATCCAACCCATGTGCTAAACCGCTTGGCCGTACCCGCCACCAACTCTGCTCTTCTCCAGCTCACGAGAGGGGACGATTCCACCCCAGATGGCTGTTGGAAGCTCACCCTTGATAAAATACCACCGCCTGGTACTAATCTCGTCCTGTTAGTTCCCACAAACGGCGACAACCTGACACTTCCACCCGGGATCGCGCAGGTAGTACCAGAAGTCCAAAATCAAGCAGGGATTCCTGCTGATCAACACCCCGGCATCTGGCCTACGATCCAAGATGCAGAGTGTGAACCAATGGATTTATCCAACAAAGATTCCACTCCAACACCTCCTGCTGTGATTAAAAGTGAGCCGCTGGCGTACGAGGTGGCGGGACAAGAATTGAATAACTGTGTTATGGATCTCTCAACAACGTCCCCCGTAATCAAAACTGAGCCTCAATCTTCTGACTCAATGTAG